The following coding sequences lie in one Euhalothece natronophila Z-M001 genomic window:
- a CDS encoding ISAzo13-like element transposase-related protein: MKKIPETDAIFEQVATANQAADDDPTVLRISIDSKAKVKLGNLSRGGKDRRQAPPQADDHDTQWHTTLLPFGILNLRTDNLALYMSESPETSDFIVDCLEHWWKSNQGNFPEVNTLAINLDGGSATRSNRTQFIKRIVEFSRHYQLQIRLIYYPPYHSKYNPIERCWAALEQFWNGAILDSIDTALRWASKMSWKGSQPVVHHVTKLYQTGVKVDPESLADYRVDWYPSESLPKWSVTVGSF, translated from the coding sequence TTGAAGAAAATCCCTGAAACTGATGCTATTTTTGAACAAGTGGCAACAGCTAATCAAGCGGCCGATGATGACCCAACCGTCTTACGCATCTCAATTGACTCGAAAGCCAAAGTCAAACTAGGAAACCTCTCACGGGGTGGGAAAGACCGTCGCCAAGCTCCCCCTCAAGCCGATGACCATGATACTCAATGGCACACGACTCTACTTCCCTTTGGGATTCTTAACCTCCGTACAGACAACTTAGCTCTTTACATGAGTGAGTCCCCTGAAACCTCAGATTTCATTGTTGATTGTCTAGAGCACTGGTGGAAAAGCAATCAAGGAAACTTTCCCGAGGTTAACACCTTAGCCATTAACTTGGATGGCGGCAGTGCTACCCGTTCCAATCGCACTCAGTTCATCAAAAGGATTGTAGAATTTTCTCGTCATTACCAGCTCCAGATTCGCTTAATTTACTATCCTCCCTATCATAGTAAATACAATCCCATTGAGCGTTGTTGGGCTGCCCTTGAACAATTCTGGAACGGAGCGATTCTGGACTCTATTGACACGGCTCTGAGATGGGCAAGTAAGATGAGTTGGAAAGGTTCTCAGCCTGTGGTTCACCATGTCACTAAGCTTTATCAAACTGGTGTCAAAGTTGACCCTGAGTCTTTAGCAGACTATCGGGTTGATTGGTATCCTTCAGAATCTCTGCCCAAATGGTCAGTTACTGTTGGTTCGTTCTGA
- a CDS encoding IS4 family transposase — protein MLPKLYRNHLANRLTRAQLLSLEIWVWLLQVHKNVKIEKLAAYYPLPIKYESRRRRLQRFLVLPSLSMALIWFPIIKEIIKLIHPSNQPLYLALDRTQWQDKNLFVVAFIHQKRALPIYWQFLSKKGASNLKEQKALLKPILKLLRGYRLIILGDREFHSIELAKWLRREKVGFVLRQKKDRNIQVKGKDCQSLSCFDFQPGDSHFFPNIKVGKNGFGQFSVAVKWKKKYRGSVEKEPWYLLTNLPDLDSAIKAYQKRMGIEAMFKDCKIGGYNLEGSKASVKRLSNLVLLCAIAYTVSSLKGQSIRFKGQQEYLGRLRTVKQKMTKNSNFLIGLYGQTWIITQIFVKNWVEELMSLNRNKFPFYQKGLRAMELIQQGA, from the coding sequence ATGCTACCAAAATTATATCGCAATCACCTTGCTAATCGACTCACTCGTGCCCAATTATTAAGCCTAGAAATCTGGGTATGGCTGTTACAAGTTCATAAAAATGTGAAAATCGAAAAACTAGCTGCGTACTATCCTTTACCGATTAAGTATGAAAGTCGTCGCCGTCGTCTTCAAAGATTTCTAGTGCTTCCTTCCCTGTCCATGGCCCTAATTTGGTTTCCAATCATTAAAGAAATTATTAAACTCATTCACCCAAGTAATCAACCTCTTTACTTAGCTTTAGACAGAACGCAGTGGCAAGATAAAAACTTGTTTGTTGTCGCCTTCATTCATCAGAAACGAGCTCTTCCCATTTATTGGCAATTTTTATCAAAGAAAGGAGCCAGTAATTTAAAAGAACAAAAAGCTTTACTCAAACCGATTTTGAAACTTCTGAGAGGTTATCGATTAATCATTTTAGGAGACCGTGAATTTCATAGCATCGAGCTGGCTAAATGGTTACGGAGAGAGAAAGTGGGCTTTGTTCTGCGTCAGAAAAAAGACCGAAACATTCAAGTCAAAGGAAAAGATTGTCAATCTCTTAGTTGCTTCGACTTTCAACCAGGAGACTCTCATTTCTTTCCTAATATAAAAGTGGGTAAAAACGGATTCGGTCAATTTTCTGTTGCCGTTAAATGGAAAAAGAAATACCGAGGAAGTGTCGAAAAAGAGCCTTGGTATCTTCTGACTAATCTTCCCGATCTCGACTCGGCAATCAAAGCTTATCAAAAGCGTATGGGAATCGAAGCCATGTTTAAGGATTGTAAGATCGGAGGTTATAATTTAGAAGGCTCTAAGGCTTCAGTAAAAAGACTAAGTAATTTGGTTTTGTTGTGCGCAATCGCGTACACGGTCTCCAGTTTAAAGGGGCAATCCATTCGGTTCAAAGGTCAACAAGAATATCTCGGTCGTCTGAGAACAGTGAAGCAAAAAATGACGAAAAATAGTAATTTCTTAATCGGCTTATATGGTCAAACTTGGATCATCACTCAGATTTTTGTCAAAAATTGGGTAGAAGAATTGATGAGTCTTAATCGCAATAAGTTTCCCTTTTATCAGAAAGGGTTAAGAGCTATGGAACTTATACAGCAAGGGGCTTAA
- a CDS encoding pentapeptide repeat-containing protein, protein MHPLFTNIISSSFLGNSFFRKSLTRIECRQTELEEATFQQAQLSDVDFTNSSLFGANFEGATLSKVNLTGVNLEGANLENTVWHGATFSNTSVANAVFSKAQGLTADQKRYLKENGALNVP, encoded by the coding sequence TTGCATCCTCTTTTTACCAATATCATCTCTTCTAGTTTCCTGGGTAATTCATTTTTTCGCAAGTCCCTAACTCGCATTGAATGTCGTCAAACAGAGTTAGAGGAAGCTACTTTTCAGCAAGCCCAGTTATCAGATGTTGATTTTACTAATTCATCTCTATTTGGGGCTAATTTTGAAGGGGCAACTTTATCTAAAGTTAATTTAACAGGGGTAAATTTAGAAGGGGCAAATTTAGAAAATACAGTTTGGCATGGTGCGACATTTTCCAATACTTCTGTGGCTAATGCTGTTTTTAGTAAGGCTCAAGGACTGACAGCAGACCAAAAAAGATACTTAAAAGAGAATGGGGCTTTAAATGTGCCTTAA
- a CDS encoding thioredoxin domain-containing protein, translating into MRAYSVFLSLIIFSFGIFNFWQTETESPSALKGFVTLQEMAEETISYEEALTNSKPTVVEFYADWCSTCRAIAPTLFKLHQQYPNVNFVMLNIDKPQASKPMKTYQVTGVPHLVFLSENQTVAETFTGKVPKPILKDVFLSLSRS; encoded by the coding sequence ATGCGTGCTTATAGTGTTTTTTTATCTTTAATTATCTTTAGTTTCGGGATTTTCAATTTTTGGCAAACGGAAACAGAATCCCCTTCAGCATTAAAAGGATTTGTCACCTTACAGGAAATGGCAGAGGAGACAATTTCTTATGAAGAAGCCTTAACTAATTCTAAGCCCACTGTGGTTGAATTTTATGCTGATTGGTGTAGCACTTGTCGCGCGATCGCGCCTACTCTTTTTAAATTGCATCAACAATATCCCAATGTCAATTTTGTCATGCTTAATATTGACAAACCCCAAGCAAGTAAGCCGATGAAAACTTATCAAGTAACAGGTGTTCCTCACTTGGTCTTTTTAAGCGAGAATCAAACCGTAGCAGAAACCTTTACGGGGAAAGTACCGAAGCCAATTTTGAAAGATGTGTTTTTATCTCTTTCAAGATCTTAA
- a CDS encoding pentapeptide repeat-containing protein codes for MHWLTIYGIINFVHLAPTIMTLITPEEVTHKIELRQSLAYAELSNINLEGTQLSGGQFFSAYLRTANLAKARCQGTDFSRAVLIRANLSQGSFNAANFSKASLIQANCEGAIFREALFLKAQLAGTNFTGVEGSCADFTEANLEEAKGQQINFTQANFQKANLVKTQFQESNFTQIILRQASCININWSGIILPDSNLQGTDFTGGKLEKLNFENSSLVTASFAKAQLRDLQEKRIPIRTNQQ; via the coding sequence ATGCACTGGCTGACTATTTATGGCATCATTAATTTTGTTCATTTAGCCCCTACTATTATGACGCTTATTACTCCAGAAGAGGTTACTCATAAAATTGAATTAAGACAATCCTTGGCTTATGCTGAGTTAAGTAATATTAATCTTGAAGGTACACAACTCAGTGGCGGACAGTTTTTTAGTGCTTACTTACGAACCGCCAATTTAGCGAAGGCTCGCTGTCAAGGAACAGATTTTAGTCGTGCTGTTTTAATTCGGGCTAATCTGTCTCAAGGGAGTTTTAATGCGGCAAATTTTAGCAAGGCGAGTTTAATTCAAGCAAACTGCGAAGGGGCAATTTTTCGGGAAGCTCTGTTTTTAAAAGCGCAATTAGCAGGAACTAATTTTACAGGCGTAGAAGGATCATGTGCTGATTTTACTGAGGCGAATTTAGAAGAAGCAAAGGGACAACAAATCAATTTTACACAAGCTAATTTCCAAAAAGCTAATCTTGTGAAAACTCAATTCCAAGAAAGTAATTTTACGCAAATTATTTTAAGACAAGCGAGTTGTATTAATATTAATTGGTCAGGGATTATTTTGCCTGATAGTAATTTGCAAGGAACTGACTTTACTGGGGGAAAATTGGAAAAGCTTAATTTTGAAAATTCTAGTTTAGTTACGGCAAGTTTTGCTAAAGCACAATTAAGGGACTTGCAAGAAAAAAGAATACCCATCAGAACGAACCAACAGTAA